From Flavobacterium sp. 102, a single genomic window includes:
- the lpxK gene encoding tetraacyldisaccharide 4'-kinase: MILLRKLLFPLAILYGFITSIRNYLYDKGILKSYSFDIPVIAVGNLSVGGTGKTPQIEYLIRLLSPKYKVATLSRGYKRKSEGFILADANATAEILGDEPFQYYKKFPQIQVAVDADRHNGITQLLAQSEKPEVILLDDAFQHRKVKAGFYILLTAYDELFCDDFMLPTGNLRESRNGAKRANMIIVTKCPPNITEIAQEKISEKLMRFLLPRNDNVKVVFFSFVDYDDRVYNQFGSLEVTKVKLQEKLLLAGIAKPKPFFNHLQSENDAVMAFSDHHHFKESDILNIKSQAVDKIIVTTEKDFVRLEADIFAAQLYYLPIKSQLINNSDTFDQIILNYVGTCTRNR, encoded by the coding sequence ATGATTTTGTTGCGAAAATTACTTTTCCCTTTGGCCATTCTGTATGGCTTTATCACTTCTATTCGAAATTATCTTTACGATAAAGGTATACTAAAATCGTATTCTTTCGACATTCCGGTCATTGCTGTTGGAAATCTCAGTGTTGGCGGCACCGGAAAAACGCCTCAGATTGAATATTTGATTCGGTTGCTTTCTCCTAAATATAAAGTGGCAACTTTAAGTCGCGGTTACAAAAGAAAATCGGAAGGTTTTATTTTGGCTGATGCCAATGCTACTGCGGAAATTCTCGGTGACGAACCGTTTCAATATTACAAAAAATTTCCGCAGATACAAGTCGCAGTCGATGCCGACAGGCATAACGGTATCACTCAATTATTGGCTCAAAGCGAAAAGCCGGAAGTTATTTTACTTGATGACGCTTTTCAACACCGAAAAGTAAAAGCCGGGTTTTATATTCTCTTGACGGCTTATGATGAGTTGTTTTGTGACGATTTTATGTTGCCAACAGGAAATCTTCGCGAGAGTAGAAACGGTGCTAAGAGAGCCAATATGATAATTGTCACCAAATGTCCGCCGAATATTACTGAAATTGCGCAGGAAAAAATAAGTGAAAAATTGATGAGATTCCTCCTTCCTCGGAATGACAATGTTAAGGTTGTTTTCTTCAGTTTTGTTGATTATGATGACAGGGTTTATAACCAATTCGGCAGTTTAGAAGTGACTAAAGTCAAATTGCAAGAAAAATTATTGTTAGCCGGAATTGCTAAGCCAAAGCCTTTCTTTAATCATTTACAATCTGAAAATGATGCGGTTATGGCTTTTTCTGATCACCATCATTTTAAAGAAAGCGATATTTTAAACATAAAAAGTCAAGCTGTGGATAAAATTATCGTCACAACCGAAAAGGATTTTGTACGTTTGGAGGCTGATATTTTCGCAGCGCAATTATATTATTTACCAATTAAAAGTCAGCTGATAAACAATAGCGATACTTTTGACCAAATTATTTTAAACTATGTGGGAACTTGTACAAGAAACCGTTAA
- the cphA gene encoding cyanophycin synthetase, which translates to MKILKVQALRGPNIWSVQRKKLIQMRLDLEEMEQFPTNKIEGFRERIEAMFPTMIEHRCSEGTRGGFFSRIERGTWMGHVIEHIALEIQTLAGMETGFGRTRETKTPGIYNVVFSYTEENVGMFAAESSVAIAEALIAGTDYDVEADIQKMREIREQVRLGPSTGSIVDEAVARDIPWIRLGTNSLVQLGYGVNQMRFQATITCKTSSIAVDIACNKEQTKRMLDLASIPVANGGICVDEVDLETTIKKIGYPIVIKPLDGNHGKGASINVVTWEDAVSGLAYAQKYSRRVIVEKFITGFDFRVLVIDNKLVAAAKREPAHVVGNGKDTIQQLIEETNKDPRRGYGHENVLTQIDVDRDTLDLLEKLNYTVDSVPKNGEIVYLKSTANLSTGGTSIDVTDMMHPENIFLCERISRVIGLDICGVDIMAENLTQPLKDNGGCILEVNAAPGFRMHLAPSEGLPRNVAAPVIDMLYPPGKPSRIPIIAVTGTNGKTTTTRLLAHIVKNNGYKVGFTTSDGIYVQNHMMEKGDTTGPLSAEYILKDPTVEFAVLETARGGILRSGLGFSRCDIAIITNIQEDHLGLADIHTLDDLARVKATVVRAVKKDGWAILNAEDEQCLKIANELSCNIAYFSMDENNPKVQQFAKEGKTVAVYENGYITIKKGEWKIRVERATHVPLTLGGKAKFMIANALAATLAAYLQGFKTEDISLSLQTFIPSAAQTPGRMNIFDFKKFKVLIDFAHNPSGYRGVEEFLTSVDATKKIGIIAGVGDRRDEDIRECATIAARMFDHIIIRQEKYLRGRTEEEIIGLIMEGINASGRTVTHEIIAKEVEAIKHAINSAQEGTFITALSDVVTNAIDIVQEYLDKENEDGNI; encoded by the coding sequence ATGAAGATTCTAAAAGTACAAGCATTACGCGGACCTAATATCTGGAGTGTACAACGCAAAAAATTAATCCAAATGCGATTGGATTTAGAGGAAATGGAACAATTTCCAACAAATAAAATCGAAGGTTTTCGCGAACGCATTGAAGCCATGTTTCCTACCATGATTGAACACCGTTGTTCAGAAGGAACGCGTGGTGGATTTTTCTCCAGAATCGAACGTGGTACTTGGATGGGACACGTGATTGAACACATCGCTTTAGAAATTCAAACCTTAGCCGGAATGGAAACCGGTTTCGGAAGAACCAGAGAAACTAAAACACCCGGAATATACAATGTTGTGTTTAGTTACACTGAAGAAAATGTTGGCATGTTCGCCGCCGAAAGTTCCGTAGCCATAGCCGAAGCTTTAATAGCCGGAACCGATTACGACGTAGAAGCCGATATCCAAAAAATGCGTGAAATTCGCGAACAAGTGCGTCTCGGACCTTCAACCGGAAGTATCGTAGACGAAGCCGTAGCCAGAGATATTCCTTGGATAAGATTAGGAACTAACTCCTTAGTACAATTGGGTTACGGTGTAAACCAAATGCGTTTCCAAGCCACAATCACTTGCAAAACGAGCAGCATTGCAGTAGATATCGCGTGTAATAAAGAACAGACGAAACGCATGCTCGACTTAGCTTCAATTCCTGTAGCGAATGGCGGAATTTGCGTAGACGAAGTAGATTTAGAAACTACCATTAAAAAAATCGGCTACCCCATCGTAATCAAACCCTTAGACGGAAACCACGGAAAAGGCGCTTCTATTAATGTGGTAACTTGGGAAGATGCTGTTTCAGGTTTGGCTTACGCTCAAAAATACAGCCGCAGGGTAATTGTAGAAAAATTTATCACAGGTTTTGACTTTAGGGTTTTGGTGATTGACAATAAATTGGTCGCTGCTGCCAAAAGAGAACCGGCTCACGTAGTTGGAAACGGAAAAGATACTATTCAACAATTAATTGAAGAAACTAATAAAGACCCGAGACGCGGTTACGGACACGAAAATGTTTTAACCCAAATCGACGTCGACAGAGATACGTTAGACTTACTGGAAAAACTAAACTATACCGTTGATTCTGTGCCAAAGAATGGAGAAATCGTTTATCTAAAATCGACTGCCAATCTCAGTACAGGAGGAACTTCCATCGACGTAACCGATATGATGCATCCCGAAAATATCTTCCTTTGCGAACGCATTTCAAGAGTAATCGGATTAGACATTTGCGGTGTTGATATCATGGCTGAAAATTTAACCCAACCGTTGAAAGACAATGGCGGTTGTATCTTGGAAGTCAATGCGGCTCCGGGTTTCCGCATGCACTTAGCACCAAGCGAAGGTTTACCGAGAAACGTTGCTGCTCCGGTAATCGACATGTTGTATCCACCGGGAAAACCAAGTCGCATTCCGATTATAGCCGTAACCGGAACTAATGGTAAAACCACCACTACCCGATTATTGGCACATATAGTGAAAAATAACGGCTACAAAGTTGGTTTCACGACTTCCGACGGCATTTATGTCCAAAACCACATGATGGAAAAAGGCGACACGACCGGACCACTTTCTGCCGAATATATTTTAAAAGATCCAACGGTCGAATTTGCCGTATTAGAAACCGCTCGTGGTGGAATTTTACGTTCCGGTTTAGGTTTCAGCCGTTGTGATATTGCCATTATTACCAACATACAGGAAGACCATTTAGGTTTGGCAGACATTCACACTTTAGACGATTTAGCTCGCGTAAAAGCAACGGTTGTTCGCGCTGTCAAAAAAGACGGTTGGGCAATTCTAAACGCGGAAGACGAGCAATGCTTGAAAATAGCCAACGAATTGAGTTGTAACATCGCCTATTTCAGTATGGACGAAAACAACCCAAAAGTACAACAATTTGCAAAAGAAGGAAAGACAGTAGCGGTATACGAAAACGGATACATCACCATCAAAAAAGGTGAATGGAAAATCAGAGTAGAACGTGCCACTCACGTTCCGTTGACTCTAGGCGGAAAAGCCAAATTCATGATTGCCAATGCTCTTGCTGCCACTTTAGCTGCCTATTTACAAGGATTTAAAACAGAAGATATTAGTTTGTCATTGCAAACGTTTATTCCAAGTGCGGCGCAAACTCCGGGTCGTATGAATATTTTTGATTTTAAAAAATTCAAAGTTTTGATTGACTTTGCACACAATCCGTCGGGATATAGAGGTGTGGAAGAGTTTTTAACTTCCGTAGATGCGACCAAGAAAATCGGAATCATAGCCGGCGTTGGCGATCGCCGTGACGAAGACATCAGAGAATGTGCTACCATTGCCGCTCGTATGTTTGACCACATCATCATTCGCCAAGAAAAATACTTACGCGGCCGAACCGAAGAAGAAATTATCGGACTAATTATGGAAGGTATTAACGCTTCAGGAAGAACCGTAACACACGAAATCATAGCCAAAGAAGTTGAAGCCATCAAACACGCAATAAACAGCGCACAAGAAGGAACTTTCATCACGGCACTAAGCGACGTAGTAACCAATGCCATTGACATTGTTCAGGAATACTTGGACAAAGAAAATGAAGATGGAAATATTTAG
- a CDS encoding purine-nucleoside phosphorylase — protein MWELVQETVNYIKDKTNFTPEYGVILGSGLGSFTDDIKVEFTLPYNEIPNFPVSTVEGHKGALVFGTIGDKKVVAMQGRFHYYEGYSMQEVTFPVRVMKYIGVSKLIVSNASGGVNPNYKVGTIAIITDHVNMMPEHPLRGKNDSRFGPRFVNMNEPYSPKMIAKVKEIAKASNIEVQDGVYMGLQGPTFETLHEYKMVKVIGADCVGMSTVPEVIVARHMELETFGISVITDIGSEEHLENITHEEVLKAANEAEPKVRQLIKELILQY, from the coding sequence ATGTGGGAACTTGTACAAGAAACCGTTAATTATATTAAAGATAAAACCAATTTTACTCCGGAATACGGCGTAATTTTAGGCTCCGGATTGGGCAGTTTTACGGATGATATCAAAGTCGAATTTACTTTGCCTTATAATGAAATACCTAATTTTCCGGTATCAACCGTTGAAGGTCACAAAGGCGCTTTGGTTTTTGGAACCATAGGCGATAAAAAAGTGGTGGCAATGCAAGGAAGATTTCATTATTATGAAGGTTATTCGATGCAGGAAGTTACTTTTCCGGTAAGAGTGATGAAATACATTGGTGTCAGCAAACTCATTGTTTCTAATGCTTCCGGCGGTGTGAATCCAAATTATAAAGTAGGAACCATCGCTATTATTACCGATCATGTGAATATGATGCCGGAACATCCGCTAAGAGGGAAAAATGATTCCCGTTTTGGACCGCGTTTTGTGAACATGAACGAGCCATATAGTCCAAAAATGATTGCCAAAGTTAAAGAAATCGCCAAAGCTTCGAATATAGAAGTACAAGACGGAGTTTATATGGGATTGCAAGGACCAACCTTTGAAACCTTGCATGAATACAAAATGGTCAAAGTGATTGGTGCAGATTGTGTCGGAATGTCGACTGTTCCTGAAGTAATCGTTGCGCGTCACATGGAATTAGAAACTTTCGGGATTTCGGTGATTACTGATATTGGCAGCGAAGAGCATTTGGAAAACATTACCCATGAAGAAGTTTTGAAAGCGGCTAATGAGGCTGAACCTAAAGTAAGACAGTTGATTAAGGAACTGATTTTGCAGTATTAA
- a CDS encoding alpha/beta hydrolase: MKKIQYFLITKSVGLYINLISYFRPEKAKQIAYEIFSQPRKGKIKNGKLPKTLQNAQQETLHYDGEDFQTYLWQGSEDIILLLHGWESNASRWKKLLNHLKPLGKTIIAIDAPGHGLSSGKEFNAPRYAEFIHVLSQKYNPKTLIGHSIGGAAITYYLHKYPNDHIEKIVLLGAPSSFKKLSDNFVDILSLNNKMKNLLEKHYQEKFNIHINEFAGHLFAKNFPQKAIIAHDIHDKVILVEEGRMYASNWKNSTYIETQGLGHSMHDKDLYQKIADFISEA, encoded by the coding sequence ATGAAGAAAATACAATACTTTCTCATTACAAAATCGGTTGGCTTATACATCAACCTAATCAGCTATTTCCGTCCGGAAAAGGCCAAACAAATCGCCTACGAAATTTTCAGCCAACCCAGAAAAGGAAAAATAAAAAACGGCAAACTTCCTAAAACATTGCAAAACGCCCAACAGGAAACTTTGCATTACGACGGCGAAGATTTTCAAACCTACCTTTGGCAAGGCTCCGAAGACATTATTTTGTTACTTCACGGCTGGGAAAGCAATGCGTCTCGTTGGAAAAAATTACTAAATCACCTCAAACCCTTAGGCAAAACCATCATCGCCATCGATGCGCCCGGTCACGGATTGAGTTCCGGAAAAGAATTCAATGCACCGAGATACGCCGAATTCATTCACGTTTTGTCTCAAAAATACAACCCAAAAACCCTTATCGGTCACTCGATTGGCGGCGCAGCGATTACTTATTATTTGCACAAATATCCCAACGACCACATCGAGAAAATCGTATTACTTGGTGCTCCATCAAGTTTCAAAAAATTAAGCGACAACTTTGTGGACATTTTGAGCCTGAACAACAAAATGAAAAACCTTTTGGAGAAACATTATCAGGAAAAATTCAACATCCACATTAATGAATTTGCCGGACATCTGTTCGCCAAAAACTTCCCGCAAAAAGCCATCATCGCTCACGACATTCACGACAAAGTCATCCTCGTAGAGGAAGGCAGAATGTACGCCTCCAATTGGAAAAATTCGACTTACATCGAAACCCAAGGCCTAGGTCACAGCATGCACGACAAGGATTTGTACCAAAAAATAGCCGATTTTATTTCAGAAGCATAA
- the gap gene encoding type I glyceraldehyde-3-phosphate dehydrogenase, whose amino-acid sequence MTKIAINGFGRIGRNLFRLLLNHPSIEVVAINDIADNRTMAHLIKYDSIHGVLPYDVSFDEQSIIVGGKHYTFFHEREISKLQWENIDFVVESTGKYKTFDEINQHISVGAKRVILSAPSEVPEIKTVVLGVNENILDGTELIVSNASCTTNNAAPMIKVINELCGIEQAYITTVHSYTTDQSLHDQPHKDLRRARGASQSIVPTTTGAAKALTKIFPEMEGKIGGSGIRVPVPDGSLTDITCYVKKQVSIEEINSAFKNAAATNLKGILAYTEDPIVSVDILGNQNSCLFDAQLTSVIGKMVKVVGWYDNEIGYSSRIIDLIILLEK is encoded by the coding sequence ATGACAAAAATTGCCATCAACGGTTTTGGAAGAATAGGACGCAACTTATTCCGATTACTTTTAAACCATCCAAGTATTGAAGTAGTTGCTATCAATGATATTGCCGACAATCGAACGATGGCGCATTTAATCAAATACGATAGCATACACGGCGTTTTACCTTATGATGTTTCGTTTGATGAGCAATCGATAATTGTTGGCGGAAAACATTACACTTTTTTCCACGAAAGAGAAATCAGTAAGCTCCAATGGGAGAACATCGATTTTGTAGTAGAAAGTACCGGCAAATACAAAACTTTCGATGAAATCAACCAACATATATCGGTCGGTGCCAAAAGAGTAATCCTTTCCGCACCAAGTGAAGTGCCCGAAATTAAAACCGTAGTTCTTGGCGTCAACGAAAATATTCTTGATGGGACAGAACTCATTGTTTCCAATGCGAGTTGCACGACCAACAATGCCGCGCCGATGATTAAAGTCATCAATGAATTATGCGGTATTGAACAAGCCTATATTACAACGGTTCACTCCTACACTACTGACCAAAGTCTTCACGATCAACCGCATAAAGATTTGCGTCGCGCTCGTGGGGCAAGCCAGTCAATTGTACCAACCACAACCGGTGCAGCCAAAGCCTTAACCAAAATTTTCCCGGAAATGGAAGGCAAAATCGGTGGTAGCGGTATTCGTGTTCCGGTTCCTGATGGTTCACTAACTGATATTACTTGTTATGTCAAAAAACAGGTAAGTATCGAAGAAATCAATTCGGCTTTCAAAAATGCAGCGGCTACTAACTTAAAGGGAATTCTCGCTTATACAGAAGATCCAATCGTTTCCGTAGACATATTGGGCAACCAAAACTCTTGTTTGTTTGATGCGCAACTTACTTCTGTCATTGGTAAAATGGTCAAAGTTGTAGGTTGGTATGACAACGAAATAGGTTATTCTTCACGAATAATTGACCTGATTATTTTGTTGGAAAAATAA
- a CDS encoding zinc ribbon domain-containing protein: MATTKELSVEDKLRAIYDLQIIDTRIDEIRNVRGELPLEVEDLEDEVTGLSTRLDKLKSDLVAIEEQIKTKKSAIEEHQAAIKKYTEQQKNVRNNREFNSLTKEVEFQELEIQLAEKQIKELKASIDHKKEVISNSKEKLDQKSSHLKHKKAELNDIMAETQKEESFLMEKSAEYEAQIEERLLAAYKRIRSSVRNGLAVVSIERGASAGSFFTIPPQTQVEIAARKKIITDEHSGRILVDASLADEEREKMQKLFAHL; the protein is encoded by the coding sequence ATGGCGACTACAAAAGAACTAAGTGTTGAAGACAAATTAAGAGCTATCTACGACCTGCAAATCATAGATACCAGAATTGATGAAATCAGAAACGTTAGAGGAGAATTACCTTTAGAAGTGGAAGATTTAGAAGATGAAGTTACTGGCTTAAGCACTCGTTTAGACAAATTAAAAAGCGATTTGGTTGCAATCGAAGAGCAAATCAAAACTAAAAAAAGTGCCATCGAAGAGCATCAGGCGGCTATCAAAAAATACACTGAACAACAAAAAAATGTTCGCAACAACAGAGAATTCAATTCTTTAACTAAAGAAGTAGAATTCCAAGAATTGGAAATCCAATTGGCGGAAAAACAAATCAAAGAATTGAAAGCTTCTATTGATCACAAAAAAGAAGTGATTTCTAACTCTAAAGAAAAATTAGACCAAAAATCTTCTCACTTAAAACACAAAAAAGCAGAGTTGAACGACATCATGGCGGAAACCCAAAAAGAAGAAAGCTTCTTAATGGAAAAATCAGCTGAGTATGAAGCCCAAATCGAAGAAAGATTATTGGCTGCTTACAAAAGAATTCGTTCAAGCGTTCGCAACGGTTTGGCCGTAGTGTCTATTGAGCGTGGTGCTTCGGCAGGTTCGTTCTTTACGATTCCACCTCAAACCCAAGTAGAAATTGCGGCTCGCAAAAAAATCATCACCGATGAGCACTCAGGAAGAATCTTAGTTGATGCTTCTTTAGCAGACGAGGAAAGAGAAAAAATGCAAAAATTATTTGCTCACCTATAA
- a CDS encoding Nif3-like dinuclear metal center hexameric protein, with protein sequence MKIKEILNTLEEMAPLAYAEDFDNVGLLVGDANTVATGILVCHDALESVIDEAIAKKCNLVVCFHPIIFSGLKKIIGKNYVERAVLKAIKNDIAIYAVHTALDNHKHGVNKIFCDALGLTQTKILVAKKNFIQKLITYTIPENVETLRNALFDAGAGKIGNYEDCSFNSKGIGTYMGNEDSNPEIGNRFEFVENEEIKIEVTFEKHLQSKVLKALFSNHVYEEVAYEIYELQNHHQNIGLGMIGELEKPMSEPDFLAFVKDKMQCGGIRHSALLGKAIKKVAVLGGSGSFAISNAKQAGADIFLTADLKYHNFYEAENQLVLADIGHFESERFTKNYIVDFLKKKILNFAIIFSEENTNPVKYL encoded by the coding sequence ATGAAGATTAAAGAAATACTCAATACTTTAGAAGAAATGGCGCCTTTGGCTTATGCCGAAGACTTTGACAATGTTGGTTTACTGGTTGGTGATGCCAATACTGTAGCCACCGGAATTTTGGTTTGTCATGATGCCTTAGAAAGCGTAATCGATGAAGCGATTGCTAAAAAATGCAACTTGGTCGTTTGTTTCCATCCAATTATCTTCTCAGGTTTGAAGAAAATTATAGGCAAAAATTATGTGGAACGCGCCGTACTCAAAGCCATTAAAAATGATATTGCGATTTATGCGGTTCACACGGCTTTGGACAACCACAAACACGGTGTGAATAAAATATTTTGTGATGCTTTGGGGTTGACCCAAACCAAAATTTTAGTGGCCAAAAAGAATTTCATTCAAAAACTCATCACTTATACCATTCCTGAAAATGTTGAAACTTTACGCAACGCGCTATTCGACGCTGGTGCCGGAAAAATAGGCAACTACGAAGATTGTAGCTTCAATTCAAAAGGCATCGGAACTTACATGGGCAATGAAGACAGCAATCCTGAAATCGGTAATCGCTTCGAATTTGTGGAAAACGAAGAAATCAAAATCGAAGTCACTTTTGAAAAACATCTGCAATCCAAAGTATTAAAAGCCTTATTCTCCAATCACGTTTACGAAGAAGTGGCTTATGAAATCTACGAATTGCAAAATCACCACCAAAACATTGGTCTCGGTATGATAGGTGAACTTGAAAAACCAATGAGTGAACCTGACTTCTTAGCTTTCGTTAAAGATAAAATGCAATGTGGCGGCATTCGACATAGCGCATTGTTAGGAAAAGCAATTAAAAAAGTAGCAGTACTTGGTGGTTCGGGAAGTTTTGCTATCAGCAATGCCAAACAAGCCGGAGCTGATATTTTTCTGACGGCCGATTTGAAGTACCACAACTTTTATGAAGCTGAAAATCAATTGGTTTTAGCCGATATCGGACACTTTGAAAGCGAAAGATTTACAAAAAATTATATTGTTGATTTTCTTAAGAAAAAAATCCTTAATTTTGCAATCATTTTTTCGGAAGAAAATACAAATCCAGTTAAGTACTTATAA
- a CDS encoding ATP-binding protein codes for MRWLLFILLFQTLGFSQRKVAIPTDSTAYYIELADFNKKINNYKSSLYFSQKAINYAKFKGNTQQKSDAWYSLGSTYFELKKYGDAVEIFSKCAALLSSIPPTSQQAICYYNMGMCYMNLDDFTKAELNFNKAQAIYNLLKIDASEPLKLQKGILYKNKGKTELASKLFNEIISKSDLEDIYKSKAEALYQMGTIEESLNHNNLAVNYLNRALVLNARDTNLDQKAAILLSLSRTNEKLLNLKKSHDYLKEHLVIKDSLSFLSNQKLDANDYQEFKESERMKAVEQMTKENEAQQKTNKFVKLISILAIALISILSLLSLSLYKNNIIRSKSNELLQEKNIELQMAKEKAEKASKARAEFLSTVSHELRTPLNAINGITHLLIEENPKQNQLHYLNSLKFSGNYLMTFINEILEINRIDSSNIEIEYIHFNLKQLLTNIQNSMNEIASKNNNKFTLEIDQNIPEILLGDPTKLSQIFINLINNALKFTQNGEVNVIAKLIDQGSDFSRINFEIRDTGIGIPEEKQETIFDSFSQGSIEINRKYGGTGLGLTIVKKLVDLLGGEIGLKSEVGVGTSFAFELNLLNGNQEIQVEKPLLYSDDILVGKNILVVEDNKINQMVTKKMLENKRMKCKIVDNGEEAINVMRAKNDFDLVLMDVHLPGINGTIATQHIREFETQIPIIALTAISLNENREMLLSFGMTDVITKPFEPENFYRVIALNLI; via the coding sequence ATGAGATGGTTATTGTTTATATTACTATTTCAAACACTTGGCTTTAGTCAAAGAAAAGTCGCAATACCTACAGACAGTACGGCTTATTACATAGAATTAGCCGATTTTAATAAAAAAATCAACAACTACAAATCTTCGCTCTATTTCTCTCAAAAAGCGATTAATTATGCCAAATTTAAAGGTAATACCCAACAAAAATCTGATGCTTGGTACTCTTTAGGCTCTACTTATTTCGAACTAAAAAAATATGGTGATGCTGTTGAAATTTTTTCAAAGTGCGCAGCTTTATTAAGTTCAATTCCACCAACAAGCCAACAAGCAATTTGCTATTACAATATGGGAATGTGCTACATGAATTTGGATGATTTTACCAAAGCTGAACTCAACTTCAACAAAGCACAAGCTATTTATAATCTTTTAAAAATAGATGCTTCCGAACCTTTGAAACTTCAAAAAGGAATTTTATATAAAAACAAAGGCAAAACCGAATTGGCTTCTAAATTATTTAATGAAATTATTTCAAAATCCGATCTTGAAGATATTTATAAATCCAAAGCAGAAGCTTTATACCAAATGGGTACTATTGAAGAAAGCTTAAACCATAACAATCTTGCTGTTAACTATCTAAACCGAGCACTGGTTTTGAATGCCAGAGATACCAATTTAGACCAAAAAGCAGCTATTTTATTGTCACTCAGCAGAACCAATGAAAAATTATTAAATCTAAAAAAGTCTCATGACTATTTAAAAGAGCATCTTGTAATAAAAGACAGCCTTTCCTTTTTGAGCAACCAAAAATTAGACGCCAACGATTACCAAGAGTTCAAAGAAAGTGAGCGAATGAAAGCCGTTGAGCAAATGACGAAAGAAAATGAAGCCCAACAAAAAACCAATAAGTTTGTAAAATTGATTAGCATTTTAGCAATCGCTTTAATCTCTATCTTATCGCTTTTAAGTTTGTCTTTATATAAAAACAATATCATTCGAAGCAAATCAAACGAACTGCTGCAAGAAAAAAATATCGAACTACAAATGGCCAAAGAGAAAGCCGAAAAAGCGTCTAAAGCCAGAGCCGAATTTCTTTCTACCGTAAGTCACGAATTAAGAACTCCTTTGAACGCAATTAATGGGATCACACATTTGCTGATTGAAGAAAATCCGAAGCAAAACCAATTACATTATCTCAATTCCTTAAAGTTTTCAGGGAATTATTTAATGACTTTTATCAATGAAATTTTGGAAATCAACCGAATTGATTCGAGCAATATAGAAATTGAATACATCCATTTCAACCTGAAGCAATTGTTAACCAACATTCAAAATTCGATGAATGAAATCGCTTCTAAAAACAACAACAAATTCACTTTAGAAATTGACCAAAACATCCCCGAAATTTTACTTGGTGACCCAACAAAATTGTCTCAAATATTTATCAATTTAATCAATAATGCTTTGAAATTTACCCAAAACGGAGAAGTAAATGTGATTGCTAAATTGATTGATCAAGGCAGTGATTTTTCCCGAATTAATTTTGAGATACGCGATACAGGAATCGGAATACCGGAAGAAAAGCAAGAAACCATTTTTGACAGTTTTTCCCAAGGTTCTATCGAAATCAACCGAAAATATGGCGGCACCGGTTTAGGTCTGACTATCGTAAAAAAACTGGTTGATTTATTAGGCGGCGAAATCGGGCTGAAAAGTGAAGTTGGCGTAGGAACTTCATTCGCCTTCGAACTTAATTTACTCAACGGAAATCAAGAAATTCAAGTCGAAAAACCACTTCTTTATTCTGATGATATTTTAGTCGGTAAAAATATTTTGGTTGTAGAAGACAACAAAATCAACCAAATGGTAACCAAAAAAATGCTCGAAAACAAACGCATGAAATGTAAAATCGTCGACAACGGTGAAGAAGCCATTAATGTCATGCGAGCCAAAAATGATTTTGATTTAGTACTGATGGATGTCCACTTACCGGGAATCAACGGAACAATTGCCACGCAACACATCCGTGAGTTTGAAACCCAAATACCAATCATCGCTTTAACCGCAATTTCGTTAAACGAAAACCGAGAAATGCTCTTGTCTTTCGGAATGACTGATGTCATTACGAAGCCTTTCGAACCTGAAAATTTCTACCGAGTAATTGCGCTGAATTTGATTTAA